A window of Photobacterium sp. GJ3 contains these coding sequences:
- the rppH gene encoding RNA pyrophosphohydrolase, with product MIDGDGYRPNVGIVICNSHGQVFWARRYGQHSWQFPQGGIDEGETPEQAMYRELYEEVGLTKKDVRILASSRHWLRYKLPKRLVRWDSKPVCIGQKQKWFLLSLECDESKVNMQRGTTPEFDGWRWVSYWYPVRQVVSFKRDVYRRALKEFAAMAMPFKERKDRKSKRKHRRG from the coding sequence GTGATTGATGGCGATGGATACCGCCCTAATGTGGGGATAGTTATCTGTAACAGCCATGGCCAGGTATTTTGGGCTCGACGATATGGACAACACTCTTGGCAGTTTCCGCAAGGTGGTATAGATGAGGGGGAAACTCCCGAGCAGGCTATGTACCGTGAACTGTATGAGGAAGTGGGTCTGACCAAAAAAGACGTCAGGATTCTGGCCTCCAGCCGACACTGGTTGCGCTATAAATTACCTAAACGTCTGGTTCGGTGGGATTCTAAACCAGTTTGTATCGGGCAGAAGCAAAAGTGGTTTTTGCTGAGTCTGGAATGCGATGAGTCCAAGGTGAATATGCAACGTGGCACGACACCGGAATTTGATGGTTGGCGATGGGTCAGCTATTGGTATCCGGTTCGTCAGGTTGTGTCCTTTAAACGGGATGTTTATCGCCGGGCGCTGAAAGAATTTGCAGCGATGGCGATGCCGTTTAAAGAGCGTAAGGATCGTAAATCTAAACGAAAACACAGGCGGGGTTAA
- a CDS encoding VpsR-related response regulator: protein MGMNVSKDIWHGELVLLGGHAIPWLHALEQVGWRCHHCHDLRAAEALLLATGPCLGVVDLSHDDFSLHAVASLVNRHKQVRWLALVRDEQLHIESVCQFIVSFCLDYFTSPIPEAQLLKTLGHQRGMLTLERRVWPELGQFSQQGLQGDTPVMKKLLQHVKRLASADMPVLILGEIGTGKEMVAEAIFQASTRAKGQFVTVNCSGMDASWHVNGAQDACCFELARDGVLFLNEVTSLSPERQQELLQWLQDGRFTKENGVVVRHEPRLIAATHYPLDSLVSEGNLNKELFYRLNVLSLTVPPLRERGDDLLKLAQALLHKYAREYNCGVKTFSEDARQAIATYHWPGNVQELIGRIKRSVLLTEQKNIEAEHLELPRQADDKQSLKKIREESERSALLSVLENNRGQITAAARELGVSRATMYRLLNKHDLIPPPRDLGQNS from the coding sequence ATGGGTATGAATGTAAGCAAAGACATCTGGCATGGGGAGCTGGTCTTACTCGGCGGGCACGCAATTCCTTGGTTACATGCGCTGGAACAGGTTGGATGGCGCTGTCATCACTGTCATGATCTGCGTGCGGCGGAAGCCTTACTGCTCGCGACAGGTCCTTGTCTGGGCGTGGTTGATCTCAGCCATGATGACTTCAGTCTGCATGCTGTCGCCAGTCTGGTGAACCGCCATAAACAGGTGCGCTGGCTGGCATTGGTTCGCGATGAGCAACTCCATATCGAATCGGTCTGCCAGTTTATCGTCAGTTTTTGCCTCGATTATTTCACGTCTCCGATCCCGGAAGCACAACTACTCAAAACCTTGGGCCATCAACGCGGTATGCTAACTCTGGAACGCCGGGTCTGGCCGGAACTCGGACAGTTCAGCCAGCAGGGGCTGCAGGGGGATACCCCGGTCATGAAAAAACTGCTTCAGCATGTAAAGCGCCTGGCGTCTGCGGACATGCCAGTCTTGATCCTGGGTGAAATCGGCACCGGGAAAGAAATGGTGGCAGAGGCGATTTTTCAGGCATCTACGCGAGCAAAAGGGCAGTTTGTGACGGTGAATTGCTCCGGGATGGATGCATCCTGGCATGTCAATGGTGCTCAGGATGCGTGTTGTTTTGAACTGGCGCGGGATGGCGTCCTCTTTCTCAACGAAGTCACATCGCTTTCTCCCGAGCGGCAGCAGGAGCTTCTTCAGTGGCTGCAGGATGGCCGGTTTACCAAAGAAAATGGTGTCGTGGTCAGGCACGAACCCCGCCTGATAGCAGCGACACACTATCCTCTGGACAGTCTGGTCAGTGAGGGTAATCTCAATAAAGAGCTTTTCTATCGTTTAAATGTGCTGAGCCTGACGGTGCCCCCTTTGCGTGAGCGCGGCGATGATCTGCTCAAACTGGCTCAGGCGTTATTACACAAGTACGCCCGTGAGTATAACTGTGGGGTGAAGACTTTTTCTGAAGATGCCCGGCAGGCAATTGCAACCTATCACTGGCCTGGCAATGTGCAGGAGCTGATTGGCCGCATCAAGCGTTCGGTTTTACTGACTGAGCAGAAAAACATTGAGGCAGAACATCTTGAGCTGCCCCGTCAGGCGGATGACAAACAAAGCCTGAAGAAAATCCGGGAAGAATCCGAACGCAGTGCTTTATTGAGTGTCCTGGAAAACAACCGGGGTCAGATTACGGCGGCCGCCCGAGAACTCGGTGTTTCCCGTGCGACCATGTACCGATTACTGAACAAGCATGATCTGATCCCGCCACCACGGGATCTGGGGCAGAATTCTTAG
- the mutH gene encoding DNA mismatch repair endonuclease MutH yields the protein MTIIQQSPPTSESELINRAQALAGYTLGELAELAGQTPPPDLRRDKGWVGQLLEWHLGATAGSQPVPDFADLGIELKTIPISHQGKPLETTFVCVAPLIGLQGIRWETSHIRHKLARVLWIPVEGEREIPLAERHVGSPLLWSPSVEEEARLKRDWEELMDFIVLGRVEQITARHGEVLQLRPKAANSKVLTEAYGADGQPIKTLPRGFYLKTQFTAEILARHFML from the coding sequence ATGACAATCATTCAGCAATCTCCGCCCACATCTGAATCTGAACTCATCAACAGAGCTCAGGCACTGGCCGGCTATACCTTAGGTGAACTGGCAGAACTGGCCGGGCAAACCCCGCCGCCAGACTTACGCCGGGATAAAGGCTGGGTTGGTCAACTTCTCGAATGGCATCTGGGTGCCACTGCCGGCAGTCAGCCCGTCCCGGATTTTGCCGATTTAGGCATTGAACTGAAAACCATCCCCATCAGCCATCAGGGTAAACCTCTGGAAACCACATTTGTCTGCGTCGCGCCGCTCATTGGCCTGCAAGGCATTCGGTGGGAAACCAGCCATATTCGCCATAAACTGGCCAGGGTGTTGTGGATCCCTGTTGAAGGCGAGCGGGAAATCCCTCTGGCGGAACGCCATGTCGGCTCGCCACTGCTCTGGAGTCCTTCTGTGGAGGAAGAAGCCCGCCTGAAACGTGATTGGGAGGAACTGATGGATTTCATCGTTCTGGGCCGGGTTGAACAGATCACCGCGCGACACGGTGAAGTACTTCAACTTCGCCCAAAAGCAGCAAATAGCAAAGTACTGACCGAAGCTTACGGCGCAGACGGGCAGCCGATCAAAACGCTACCGCGCGGTTTTTATCTGAAAACTCAATTCACAGCCGAGATTCTGGCCCGGCATTTCATGCTCTGA
- the prfB gene encoding peptide chain release factor 2 (programmed frameshift), which yields MFEVNPIKNRLEDVSARTNILRGYLDYDAKKERLEEVNAELEQPDVWNEPERAQALGKERAALEAVVETIDQLDQGVEDVEGLLELAVEENDQETFDEIGPELDELVSKLELLEFRRMFAGDHDGSDCYVDLQAGSGGTEAQDWTSMMLRMYLRWAEAKGFKTEVIEVSEGDVAGLKSATVKITGEYAYGWLRTETGVHRLVRKSPFDSGGRRHTSFASAFVYPEVDDNIDIDINPSDLRIDVYRASGAGGQHVNTTESAVRITHVPTNTVVQCQNDRSQHKNKDQAMKQLKAKLFELEMQKQNAEKQANEDAKSDIGWGSQIRSYVLDDSRIKDLRTGVENRNTQAVLDGDLDRFIEASLKSGL from the exons ATGTTCGAAGTTAATCCGATTAAAAACCGACTTGAGGATGTGTCTGCACGGACCAACATCCTTAGGGGGTACCTT GACTACGATGCTAAGAAAGAGCGTCTGGAAGAAGTCAATGCAGAATTAGAACAACCTGATGTATGGAATGAGCCAGAGCGTGCTCAGGCATTAGGGAAAGAGCGTGCAGCGCTGGAAGCGGTGGTTGAAACCATCGACCAGCTGGATCAGGGCGTCGAAGACGTTGAAGGTCTGCTGGAACTGGCGGTGGAAGAAAACGATCAGGAAACCTTTGACGAAATCGGTCCTGAACTGGACGAACTGGTCAGCAAGCTGGAATTGCTTGAGTTCCGTCGTATGTTTGCCGGCGATCATGATGGATCGGACTGCTATGTCGACCTGCAGGCAGGTTCAGGCGGTACAGAAGCTCAGGACTGGACGTCCATGATGCTGCGGATGTACCTGCGCTGGGCAGAAGCCAAAGGTTTCAAAACCGAAGTGATTGAAGTTTCAGAAGGCGACGTTGCCGGTCTGAAATCTGCCACCGTGAAAATCACGGGCGAATACGCATATGGCTGGCTGCGTACCGAAACCGGTGTTCACCGTCTGGTGCGGAAATCCCCGTTTGACTCCGGCGGCCGTCGTCATACGTCTTTTGCGTCTGCTTTTGTCTATCCGGAAGTGGATGACAACATTGATATCGATATCAACCCATCGGATCTGCGGATTGACGTTTACCGTGCCTCGGGCGCAGGTGGTCAGCACGTCAACACCACTGAATCTGCGGTGCGGATTACACACGTCCCGACGAATACCGTGGTTCAGTGCCAGAACGACCGTTCTCAGCACAAAAACAAAGATCAGGCGATGAAGCAGCTGAAAGCGAAGCTGTTTGAGCTGGAAATGCAGAAGCAGAATGCTGAGAAACAGGCGAATGAAGATGCGAAGTCTGATATCGGCTGGGGAAGCCAGATCCGTTCATACGTGCTGGATGATTCCCGAATCAAAGATCTGCGTACCGGTGTCGAAAACCGCAATACCCAGGCGGTGTTGGACGGAGACCTGGATCGTTTCATCGAAGCTAGTCTGAAATCCGGTCTGTAA
- the lysS gene encoding lysine--tRNA ligase, producing MTEQVQDENKLIAERRAKLEQIRQDCKANGHPNDFRRDSLAADLQAAFGEMTKEALEDSGNVVAIAGRVMAKRGPFLAIQDVSGRIQAYASKDVQKVLKDKYSGLDIGDIIGVKGTLHKSGKGDLYVNMDEFVLLTKALRPLPEKFHGLTDQEMRYRQRYVDLIVNEESRNTMLMRSKVVNAIRQFMTTKGFMEVETPMMHVIPGGATARPFITHHNALDIDMYLRVAPELYLKRLVVGGFERVFEINRNFRNEGLSPRHNPEFTMMEFYMAYADYRDLMDLTEEMLSSIAQDLCGTTGLPYGDETIEFKGPYPRLSMLEAIKQYNPDHEAIQGLTYEQVQDRDLMVSIAKSLRIEVETFWTCGQLLEEIFGETAEPKLLQPTFITEYPADISPLARRNDDNPFITDRFEFFIGGREVANGFSELNDAEDQDQRFKAQVDAKDAGDDEAMFYDADYITALEHGLPPTAGQGIGIDRLVMLFTNSHTIRDVILFPAMRPQNNQ from the coding sequence ATGACTGAACAAGTACAAGACGAGAACAAACTGATTGCTGAGCGCCGCGCGAAACTGGAACAGATTCGTCAGGACTGCAAAGCAAACGGCCATCCGAACGATTTTCGCCGTGACAGCCTGGCAGCCGATCTGCAGGCTGCTTTTGGTGAAATGACCAAAGAAGCGCTGGAAGACAGCGGCAATGTGGTTGCCATTGCGGGCCGTGTCATGGCCAAGCGTGGGCCATTCCTGGCCATTCAGGATGTGTCCGGTCGTATTCAGGCGTATGCATCGAAAGATGTGCAAAAAGTACTGAAAGACAAATATTCTGGTCTGGATATCGGTGACATCATCGGTGTGAAAGGTACGCTGCACAAATCAGGGAAAGGCGATCTTTACGTCAACATGGATGAGTTCGTCCTGCTGACCAAAGCGCTGCGTCCGTTGCCTGAGAAATTCCATGGTCTGACCGATCAGGAAATGCGTTACCGCCAGCGTTACGTGGATCTGATTGTGAATGAAGAATCCCGAAACACCATGCTGATGCGCTCAAAAGTTGTGAATGCGATTCGTCAGTTCATGACGACCAAAGGCTTCATGGAAGTTGAAACGCCAATGATGCACGTGATCCCGGGTGGTGCGACTGCACGTCCGTTCATCACGCACCACAATGCGCTGGATATCGACATGTATCTGCGGGTTGCACCAGAGCTGTATCTGAAGCGTCTGGTGGTTGGCGGTTTCGAGCGCGTGTTCGAAATTAACCGTAACTTCCGTAATGAAGGTCTGTCTCCGCGCCATAACCCGGAATTCACCATGATGGAATTCTATATGGCGTATGCAGATTATCGTGATCTGATGGATCTGACAGAAGAGATGCTGAGCTCGATCGCACAGGATCTGTGCGGGACAACGGGCCTGCCTTACGGTGACGAGACCATTGAATTCAAAGGTCCGTATCCGCGTCTGAGCATGCTGGAAGCGATCAAGCAGTACAACCCGGATCATGAAGCGATTCAGGGCCTGACGTACGAGCAGGTTCAGGACCGTGATCTGATGGTGAGTATCGCAAAATCGCTGCGCATTGAGGTGGAGACTTTCTGGACCTGTGGTCAGTTACTGGAAGAAATCTTTGGTGAAACCGCTGAGCCAAAACTGCTGCAGCCAACCTTCATCACAGAATACCCGGCTGATATCTCGCCACTGGCACGTCGTAACGATGACAACCCATTCATTACCGACCGTTTTGAGTTCTTCATTGGTGGTCGTGAAGTCGCAAACGGTTTCTCTGAGCTGAATGATGCCGAAGATCAGGACCAGCGCTTCAAGGCGCAGGTGGATGCGAAGGATGCGGGTGATGACGAAGCGATGTTCTATGATGCCGATTATATTACGGCACTGGAGCATGGTCTGCCGCCAACAGCGGGTCAGGGCATCGGGATCGACCGTCTGGTGATGCTGTTCACCAACAGCCACACCATTCGTGATGTGATTCTGTTCCCGGCGATGCGTCCGCAGAACAACCAGTAA
- a CDS encoding LysR family transcriptional regulator: MQFSLEQLRAFVSAAETGSFSAAARRLGKAQSVVSTAVSNLETDFHLMLFDRSGKKPRLTPAGEALLIKARRVLAHCGELQVAADSFQQGVEPKLTLVVESMAMLPALSDVLQQFEARFPEVEVEILTVGTGDVLKLLKEGRAQLALMVQLSFLHPDIIVHGLGQVDVWCVAGCEHPLAVQRHVDWDDLRQHRQILLTGRYGQDSEVWRVSDSIWRTEHILSAIELTQRGIGWTVLPADTVKDKVQAGTLIQLQPQFEAQVWKQPVDLAWSSQHALGPAGRDLCTLLKNVRLS; the protein is encoded by the coding sequence ATGCAGTTCTCTCTGGAGCAACTTCGTGCCTTTGTGAGTGCGGCAGAAACCGGCTCGTTTTCGGCGGCCGCCCGCAGGCTGGGTAAGGCGCAGTCGGTTGTCAGTACCGCGGTTTCGAATCTGGAAACAGACTTTCATCTGATGCTGTTTGACCGCAGCGGGAAGAAACCCCGGTTAACGCCGGCGGGTGAGGCGCTGCTGATCAAAGCGCGACGGGTCCTTGCGCATTGCGGAGAGCTTCAGGTTGCCGCGGACAGTTTCCAGCAGGGCGTTGAGCCTAAACTGACGCTGGTGGTGGAGTCCATGGCGATGCTGCCAGCTTTATCTGATGTACTGCAGCAATTTGAGGCCCGGTTTCCTGAGGTTGAGGTTGAAATTCTGACGGTCGGCACCGGGGATGTTCTGAAACTGCTGAAAGAAGGCCGCGCGCAACTGGCACTCATGGTTCAGCTATCTTTTCTGCATCCGGATATCATTGTTCATGGACTGGGTCAGGTGGATGTCTGGTGCGTGGCTGGTTGTGAGCATCCGTTAGCGGTTCAGCGGCACGTGGACTGGGACGATTTGCGGCAGCACCGCCAGATCCTGCTCACCGGCCGTTATGGGCAGGACAGCGAAGTGTGGCGGGTATCTGATTCGATCTGGCGGACAGAACACATTCTTTCCGCGATTGAGCTGACTCAGCGGGGGATCGGCTGGACTGTGCTGCCTGCAGACACAGTGAAAGACAAGGTACAGGCGGGTACGCTGATCCAGTTGCAGCCACAATTTGAGGCTCAGGTCTGGAAACAACCGGTGGATCTGGCCTGGAGCAGTCAGCACGCACTGGGCCCGGCCGGGAGAGATTTATGTACGCTGCTGAAAAATGTCCGTCTGTCCTGA
- a CDS encoding NADP(H)-dependent aldo-keto reductase codes for MKYHKIPHSSLEVSQIGLGTMTFGEQNTEAEAHSQLDFALERGINLIDTAEMYPVPPKAETQGLTESYIGSWLKKSGKRDQVILATKVAGPRNVPHIRSNMALDWRNIHEAVEKSLERLQTDYIDLYQLHWPQRETNCFGKLNYPYPDQNTGVTLTDSLEALAELVRAGKIRYIGLSNETPWGVMSFLRLAEKHDLPRVVTIQNPYNLLNRSFEVGLSEISHYEGVKLLAYSPMAFGILSGKYLNGQKPEGARCTLFDRFVRYFTPQGIAATEAYVNVAKKHGLDPAQMALAFVNQQPFNASTLIGATNLTQLEANINSLSVDLNDEVMTDLAQVGITYSNPCP; via the coding sequence ATGAAATACCATAAGATCCCCCACTCTTCACTTGAAGTCAGTCAGATTGGCCTGGGCACCATGACCTTTGGCGAGCAGAATACCGAAGCCGAAGCACACAGCCAGCTCGACTTCGCACTGGAGCGCGGCATTAACCTGATCGATACCGCCGAAATGTATCCAGTTCCGCCCAAGGCGGAAACTCAGGGACTGACCGAATCTTACATCGGCAGCTGGCTGAAAAAATCAGGCAAACGCGATCAGGTCATTCTGGCCACCAAAGTCGCAGGCCCGCGCAATGTCCCGCATATCCGGAGCAACATGGCACTGGACTGGCGCAATATCCATGAAGCCGTTGAAAAGAGTCTGGAACGGCTGCAAACCGATTATATCGATTTATATCAGTTACACTGGCCGCAGCGGGAAACCAACTGCTTTGGTAAACTCAATTACCCTTACCCGGATCAAAACACCGGCGTGACCTTAACCGATTCTCTGGAAGCACTGGCTGAGCTGGTTCGGGCCGGTAAAATTCGTTATATCGGTCTATCGAATGAAACCCCATGGGGCGTGATGTCGTTTCTGCGTCTGGCGGAAAAACATGACCTGCCCCGTGTGGTCACCATTCAAAACCCTTACAACTTACTCAACCGCAGCTTTGAAGTGGGTCTGTCTGAAATCAGCCACTATGAAGGCGTGAAATTACTGGCTTACTCACCCATGGCGTTTGGGATCTTAAGCGGTAAGTATCTCAACGGACAAAAACCTGAGGGGGCGCGCTGTACGTTATTCGATCGCTTCGTGCGTTACTTCACACCGCAAGGCATTGCTGCCACGGAAGCTTATGTGAACGTGGCGAAAAAGCACGGGCTGGATCCGGCGCAGATGGCTCTGGCATTTGTGAATCAGCAACCGTTCAATGCTTCGACCCTGATTGGGGCAACCAATCTGACTCAGCTGGAAGCCAATATCAACAGCCTGTCCGTGGATTTAAATGATGAAGTCATGACCGATCTGGCACAGGTCGGGATCACCTATTCGAATCCCTGCCCGTAA
- a CDS encoding DUF6482 family protein has protein sequence MKLSQFKHWVKSPGEAMPKCVLTSYAGRADYLMEVEYKNHLEPLKDEDDNMLHFQNMEQVREFLRPLGVKSITLRTIDPHDEFSADGKPICCQDDMTIPL, from the coding sequence ATGAAGCTCTCTCAATTCAAACATTGGGTGAAGTCACCTGGTGAAGCGATGCCAAAATGTGTGCTGACCAGCTATGCGGGTCGGGCTGACTATCTGATGGAAGTTGAATACAAGAATCATCTAGAACCCCTGAAAGATGAAGATGACAACATGCTGCATTTTCAGAATATGGAGCAGGTTCGGGAGTTTCTCCGGCCGCTGGGGGTGAAATCAATCACGCTGAGAACTATCGATCCTCACGATGAATTTTCAGCGGATGGAAAACCAATCTGCTGTCAGGACGATATGACTATTCCGCTCTGA
- the recJ gene encoding single-stranded-DNA-specific exonuclease RecJ, producing the protein MKIEIKRRPEADSSGFSSAIPPLLKRIYASRGLRTDADLERGARGLHSYNQLNGIDAAVALLVSALREQRRIIIVGDFDADGATSSALSVLALRQLGCRNVDYLVPNRFDDGYGLSPEVVAQAAERGAEIIMTVDNGVSSVAGVAAAKASGIQVLVTDHHLPGEVLPAADAIVNPNLHSCDFPSKALCGVGVAFYLMLALRAELREQNWFAEQGLTEPNLAGLLDLVALGTVADVVALDGNNRILVHQGLQRIRAGQCRPGIQALIEVANREPSRLVASDLGFALGPRINAAGRLDDMSFGVELLLCDNIQTARRMAVELDGLNQTRKEIEQGMKEEALAICERLKFNQQDMPYGLVLYQADWHQGVIGILASRIKELYHRPVIAFAAAGDSEIKGSCRSIPGLHMRDVLDRIDTQNPGMILKFGGHAMAAGLTLKTAQYEAFSQAFDQAVREELDESALKGVLLTDGELAAQDMTLETAEVLRHGGPWGQQFPEPSFDGQFRLLQQRLVGSKHLKMILEPVGGGSMIDAIAFNIDVRRWPDASVQMVNLVYRLDVNEFRGNRSVQLMVEHLEAL; encoded by the coding sequence ATGAAAATCGAAATCAAGCGCCGCCCGGAAGCAGATTCATCAGGCTTTTCCTCCGCAATTCCGCCCTTGCTCAAACGCATTTATGCCAGCCGTGGCCTGCGAACCGATGCTGATCTGGAACGGGGCGCCAGAGGGCTGCACAGTTATAACCAACTGAACGGTATTGATGCCGCGGTCGCCTTGCTTGTCTCTGCGCTGCGTGAGCAGCGGCGCATTATCATTGTCGGGGATTTCGATGCTGATGGCGCAACCAGCTCGGCCTTGTCAGTGCTGGCACTGCGACAGCTGGGGTGCCGGAATGTCGATTATCTGGTGCCTAACCGCTTTGATGACGGCTATGGTCTGAGCCCGGAAGTGGTGGCGCAGGCAGCTGAGCGAGGCGCAGAAATCATCATGACGGTGGATAACGGCGTTTCATCTGTGGCAGGTGTGGCCGCGGCAAAAGCAAGCGGGATTCAGGTGCTGGTCACCGATCACCATTTACCCGGTGAAGTGCTGCCAGCCGCAGATGCCATTGTGAATCCGAATCTGCACAGTTGTGATTTTCCGTCGAAAGCCTTGTGTGGTGTGGGTGTTGCCTTTTATCTGATGCTGGCGTTGCGGGCTGAACTGCGTGAGCAGAACTGGTTTGCAGAACAAGGGCTGACCGAACCGAATCTGGCCGGATTACTGGATCTGGTGGCGCTGGGCACCGTGGCGGATGTGGTGGCACTGGATGGCAATAACCGGATTCTGGTGCATCAGGGCCTGCAGCGAATTCGTGCCGGTCAGTGTCGTCCCGGTATTCAGGCCCTGATTGAAGTGGCGAACCGTGAGCCGTCCCGGCTGGTCGCCAGTGATCTGGGATTTGCGCTCGGACCACGAATCAATGCGGCCGGGCGGTTGGACGACATGTCCTTCGGCGTGGAATTGCTGCTGTGCGACAATATTCAGACCGCCCGCCGGATGGCGGTTGAGCTGGACGGACTGAATCAGACCCGTAAAGAAATTGAGCAGGGCATGAAAGAAGAAGCGCTGGCGATTTGTGAGCGGCTTAAATTCAATCAGCAAGATATGCCCTATGGATTGGTGTTGTATCAGGCGGACTGGCATCAGGGCGTGATCGGGATTCTGGCATCCCGCATCAAAGAGTTGTATCACCGCCCGGTGATCGCGTTTGCGGCAGCCGGAGACTCAGAAATCAAAGGCTCCTGTCGTTCGATTCCCGGTCTGCACATGCGGGATGTACTCGACCGGATTGACACCCAGAATCCGGGCATGATTCTGAAATTCGGCGGCCATGCGATGGCAGCCGGTCTGACGCTGAAAACAGCGCAGTATGAGGCGTTCAGTCAGGCCTTTGATCAGGCCGTTCGTGAAGAGCTGGATGAATCCGCGCTCAAAGGGGTTCTACTGACCGATGGTGAACTGGCTGCCCAGGACATGACACTGGAAACCGCGGAGGTGCTGCGTCACGGGGGCCCCTGGGGGCAACAGTTCCCTGAGCCGAGTTTCGATGGTCAGTTCCGGTTGCTCCAGCAGCGACTGGTGGGCAGTAAGCACCTGAAAATGATCCTCGAACCCGTAGGCGGCGGCAGTATGATTGATGCCATTGCATTCAATATTGATGTGCGGCGCTGGCCGGATGCATCGGTTCAAATGGTGAATCTGGTTTATCGTCTGGATGTGAACGAGTTTCGGGGCAACCGCAGCGTTCAACTGATGGTCGAACATCTCGAAGCATTATAA
- the dsbC gene encoding bifunctional protein-disulfide isomerase/oxidoreductase DsbC produces the protein MPFSCRPLLVALAAFTAFSASAEPDARAIEATLTPLGISAASITPSPIQGMNEVVTERGIIYMSDDGQYFMAGNLYHSVKGEPVNLTEQKMATINKGKLKGMEDEMIVYPAKDEKYVVTVFTDTSCGYCRKLHSEMQAYNDAGITIRYLAFPRGGERSQNFGEMSAIWAAKDPLKAMDAAKKGTLDIDNSPHNDALVMKHYQLGVAMGVTGTPALVLEDGTMLPGYQPASRLLQFLNSRS, from the coding sequence ATGCCATTTTCTTGCCGTCCTCTGCTGGTTGCGCTGGCTGCATTTACGGCTTTTTCTGCCAGTGCAGAGCCTGATGCCCGTGCCATTGAAGCAACGTTAACGCCGCTGGGCATTTCTGCTGCATCCATTACGCCATCCCCGATTCAGGGCATGAACGAAGTGGTGACCGAGCGTGGCATCATTTATATGTCTGATGACGGTCAGTATTTTATGGCGGGCAACTTGTATCACTCCGTGAAGGGGGAGCCTGTCAATCTGACTGAACAGAAAATGGCGACCATTAACAAAGGCAAGCTGAAAGGCATGGAAGACGAGATGATCGTTTATCCGGCCAAAGACGAAAAATATGTGGTCACCGTCTTTACGGACACCAGCTGTGGTTACTGCCGCAAACTGCACAGTGAAATGCAGGCCTACAACGACGCCGGGATCACCATTCGTTATCTGGCTTTTCCACGTGGCGGTGAACGTTCCCAGAACTTTGGCGAAATGAGTGCTATCTGGGCAGCCAAGGATCCGCTCAAAGCGATGGATGCAGCCAAGAAAGGGACGTTGGATATTGATAACAGCCCGCACAATGATGCGCTGGTGATGAAGCATTACCAGTTGGGTGTGGCAATGGGCGTGACCGGGACTCCGGCACTGGTGCTGGAAGATGGCACCATGCTGCCTGGTTATCAGCCAGCCAGCCGCCTGCTTCAGTTCCTGAACAGCCGCAGCTGA
- a CDS encoding PACE efflux transporter, with protein sequence MRTQKDRIRHAIGFEAIALVLITWVLSQMFGFDMAQIGVLGVIFSVIATFWNYAYNLMFDHAMLKYSGQLHKQTRHRIIHALGFELSLLVITLPMMAWWLEIGLWQALIMDLGLVVFYLIYAYAYNLAYDKVFPLPEAAQA encoded by the coding sequence ATGCGTACACAAAAGGACAGAATTCGTCATGCCATTGGTTTTGAAGCCATTGCACTGGTTCTGATCACATGGGTGCTGAGCCAGATGTTTGGGTTTGATATGGCTCAAATTGGTGTTTTAGGCGTTATTTTCTCGGTCATTGCGACATTCTGGAACTACGCCTACAACCTGATGTTTGATCACGCGATGCTGAAATACAGCGGTCAGCTCCACAAGCAGACCCGCCACCGGATTATCCATGCGCTGGGTTTCGAGCTGAGCCTGTTAGTGATCACACTGCCCATGATGGCCTGGTGGCTGGAGATTGGCCTGTGGCAAGCCCTGATCATGGATTTGGGCCTGGTGGTGTTCTATCTGATCTATGCGTATGCCTACAATCTGGCTTACGACAAAGTCTTCCCACTCCCGGAAGCAGCGCAGGCATAG